In Haloarchaeobius litoreus, the following are encoded in one genomic region:
- a CDS encoding cytochrome C oxidase subunit IV family protein, protein MSRAKLYTAIYVVLFVLATVQVVVEQAGYLEESYWLAFWAIMVLSAVKAVVVAGWYQHLRWEPRSLTTLMLLGLLGAVALTVAASYSIL, encoded by the coding sequence ATGTCCAGAGCAAAACTCTACACCGCGATATACGTCGTCCTGTTCGTGCTGGCGACCGTGCAGGTCGTCGTCGAGCAGGCCGGCTACCTGGAGGAATCGTACTGGCTGGCGTTCTGGGCCATCATGGTCCTGTCGGCGGTGAAGGCCGTCGTCGTCGCCGGCTGGTACCAGCACCTGCGCTGGGAGCCACGGTCGCTGACGACGCTGATGCTACTCGGCCTGCTCGGCGCGGTCGCGCTGACCGTCGCCGCGTCGTACTCCATCCTGTGA
- a CDS encoding GNAT family N-acetyltransferase: MQIRVATEDDVEAIGRVHEASIRGLGSRTYDDEQVGAWAAGVESADYSAVTDENFYFIVAEAGSAAVDDHPVVGFGTLARREPDGYEADVDAEVTAVYVHPDVARGGVGTALLDDLERQARAEGFRSLGLTASTNAVPFYEAHGYERIRERRHEFSGHEGLGVEGTVVEMWKTLD; this comes from the coding sequence ATGCAGATCCGTGTCGCGACCGAGGACGACGTCGAGGCGATTGGGCGGGTCCACGAGGCGTCCATCCGCGGACTCGGGTCGCGGACGTACGACGACGAGCAGGTCGGGGCGTGGGCGGCGGGCGTCGAATCGGCCGACTACTCGGCAGTCACGGACGAGAACTTCTACTTCATCGTCGCGGAGGCGGGGTCGGCGGCCGTGGACGACCATCCGGTCGTCGGCTTCGGCACCCTCGCCCGGCGCGAGCCCGACGGCTACGAGGCCGACGTGGACGCCGAGGTGACCGCCGTCTACGTCCACCCGGACGTGGCCCGGGGCGGGGTCGGCACCGCACTCCTCGACGACCTCGAACGGCAGGCTCGCGCGGAGGGCTTCCGAAGCCTCGGGCTCACGGCCTCGACGAACGCGGTGCCGTTCTACGAGGCCCACGGCTACGAGCGAATTCGGGAACGGCGGCACGAGTTCTCGGGGCACGAGGGCCTTGGCGTCGAGGGAACGGTCGTCGAGATGTGGAAGACGCTCGACTAG
- a CDS encoding DUF7546 family protein encodes MAANTATVDPETLPSERTLWLLLLVAVELLVLAAYFVATGERVLDLRYVVYPFVWINVAAYAVVHTAPVAGSKRTKVAAAAVAVGYLALLAWLVGIVGLHDVGAEATGLSVRLASPGWGPIIAYVAPFGHVTLVPFRVLGYLALSYLVYATVVEAASSSVGGLVGLFSCVSCALPIVSSVGASLTGSTTAALGTVYAFSLDASTLVFVVAVALLYWRPGVSVRASA; translated from the coding sequence ATGGCCGCGAACACGGCGACCGTCGACCCCGAGACGCTCCCCAGCGAGCGCACGCTCTGGCTCCTCCTGCTGGTCGCCGTCGAACTGCTCGTGCTCGCGGCGTACTTCGTCGCGACCGGCGAACGGGTGCTCGACCTGCGCTACGTCGTCTACCCCTTCGTCTGGATCAACGTGGCCGCGTACGCGGTCGTCCACACCGCACCCGTCGCCGGCTCGAAACGGACGAAGGTCGCCGCAGCCGCCGTCGCCGTCGGCTACCTCGCGCTGCTCGCCTGGCTCGTCGGCATCGTCGGCCTGCACGACGTGGGTGCCGAGGCGACCGGCCTCTCGGTGCGGCTCGCCTCGCCCGGCTGGGGGCCCATCATCGCGTACGTCGCGCCCTTCGGCCACGTGACGCTCGTCCCGTTCCGGGTGCTCGGCTACCTCGCGCTCTCGTATCTGGTGTACGCGACCGTCGTCGAGGCCGCCAGCTCGTCCGTCGGCGGGCTCGTGGGTCTGTTCTCCTGCGTGAGCTGTGCCCTCCCCATCGTCTCCTCCGTCGGTGCGAGTCTGACCGGCAGCACGACCGCCGCGCTCGGCACCGTCTATGCCTTCTCGCTCGACGCCTCGACGCTCGTCTTCGTCGTCGCCGTCGCGCTGCTCTACTGGCGACCAGGGGTGAGCGTGCGTGCCTCGGCGTGA
- a CDS encoding cbb3-type cytochrome c oxidase subunit I produces MTDDEHETTTDGTDDEPTVDDGGTASDGGLVDDDRFPTGGVPDTSHEDDDEHGLPPTYSIRRWFVTTNHKDIGLLYTVTALFFLIFGGLLALLMRLELWAPGANVMSAGSYNQAVSAHGLIMVFWFLSPLAFGFANYIVPLQIGAKDLAFPRLNALSYWLYLFSGILMGISFFQGSTFNGGWTMYAPLNMPVYTPEIGGTTTVLALILFVASATVGSVNFLTTMHRMRAEGMTLRRMPIFTWSILLTVWMMLFAFAALLAALMLLSSDRLIGTGYFAESSPGGAMLWAHLFWFFGHPEVYIVFFPALGAMAEIFQTFTGRRLVGRKWFIGAMLLVAIQSFVVWMHHMFLTSINLEIKTLFMATTIGISLPFDLMVFSLIYTMLKGKIRFKTPFLFGFGALVLFILGGITGVFLGAVVLDYTLRGTYWVVAHFHYVMVGGVTALVGGLYYWFPKMTGRMYDESLGKVHFAMYFVGFNLLYFPMFLAWETPRRVFEYAPGLTGWHQLSTVGAFLLGSSFLVMFYNLFKSAFVGDEVDGQPWDFASTAEWTVPSPPPLENFPGVPTYASGRLEFEDGGSAQTDGGAVHGKAAALPGSEATEVDHDEHAESHASIWPFVLGAGGFLVLLGLSGLQRGYFPSGTTGGLYIGTAVVGGVVTFGSLVAMTRERFHGPEGPFGESWPFSTVENTKLGLWIFLASDVILFGAFIGAYVFSRVAYGWTDWHHLIPAEHVVLPGLINTYLLLTSSFAVVIAMEFAERENRLGVVSSLLATVGLGVGFLVNKGIEWQHLFHISTDAFSAGWDPGTNIASTTFYVTTGLHGLHVIVGLIIAGYMIIRAWGGAYMGDDKPIEYFGLYWHFVDIVWLFLFPLFYIV; encoded by the coding sequence ATGACCGACGACGAACACGAGACGACGACGGACGGTACCGACGACGAACCGACTGTGGACGACGGCGGCACGGCCAGTGACGGCGGGCTCGTCGATGACGACCGGTTCCCCACCGGCGGGGTCCCCGACACCTCCCACGAGGACGACGACGAGCACGGGCTCCCACCGACGTACTCCATCCGGCGCTGGTTCGTCACGACCAACCACAAGGACATCGGGCTGCTGTACACGGTGACAGCCCTGTTCTTCCTCATCTTCGGCGGGCTGCTGGCGCTACTGATGCGCCTCGAGCTGTGGGCCCCCGGCGCGAACGTGATGTCGGCCGGCTCGTACAACCAGGCCGTCTCCGCGCACGGGCTCATCATGGTGTTCTGGTTCCTCTCGCCGCTGGCCTTCGGCTTCGCGAACTACATCGTCCCGCTGCAGATCGGGGCGAAGGACCTCGCGTTCCCCCGGCTGAACGCGCTCTCGTACTGGCTGTACCTCTTCTCGGGCATCCTCATGGGCATCTCCTTCTTCCAGGGGAGCACGTTCAACGGCGGCTGGACGATGTACGCACCGCTGAACATGCCGGTCTACACGCCCGAGATAGGGGGGACGACGACGGTGCTGGCGTTGATACTGTTCGTCGCCTCCGCGACGGTCGGCTCCGTCAACTTCCTGACCACGATGCATCGCATGCGTGCGGAGGGGATGACCCTCCGTCGGATGCCCATCTTCACGTGGTCGATCCTGCTGACGGTGTGGATGATGCTCTTTGCGTTCGCGGCGCTGCTGGCCGCGCTGATGCTGCTCAGCTCCGACCGGCTCATCGGGACGGGCTACTTCGCGGAGAGCAGTCCCGGCGGGGCGATGCTGTGGGCGCACCTGTTCTGGTTCTTCGGCCACCCCGAGGTGTACATCGTCTTCTTCCCCGCCCTCGGCGCGATGGCGGAGATATTCCAGACGTTCACGGGTCGCCGTCTCGTCGGCCGGAAGTGGTTCATCGGAGCGATGCTGCTCGTCGCCATCCAGAGCTTCGTCGTCTGGATGCACCACATGTTCCTGACGAGCATCAACCTCGAGATCAAGACGCTGTTCATGGCGACGACCATCGGAATATCACTACCCTTCGACCTGATGGTGTTCTCGCTGATCTACACCATGTTGAAGGGGAAGATACGGTTCAAGACGCCGTTCCTCTTCGGCTTCGGCGCGCTGGTGCTGTTCATCCTCGGGGGCATCACGGGTGTCTTCCTCGGCGCGGTCGTGCTCGACTACACGCTCCGGGGCACCTACTGGGTCGTCGCGCACTTCCACTACGTGATGGTCGGCGGCGTGACGGCACTGGTCGGAGGCCTCTACTACTGGTTCCCGAAGATGACCGGCAGGATGTACGACGAGTCGCTCGGGAAGGTCCACTTCGCGATGTACTTCGTCGGGTTCAACCTGCTCTACTTCCCGATGTTCCTCGCCTGGGAGACGCCGCGTCGGGTGTTCGAGTACGCGCCCGGACTCACCGGCTGGCACCAGCTCTCGACGGTCGGGGCGTTCCTGCTCGGCTCGTCGTTCCTGGTGATGTTCTACAACCTGTTCAAGAGCGCGTTCGTCGGCGACGAGGTCGACGGACAGCCGTGGGACTTCGCCTCCACGGCCGAGTGGACGGTGCCGTCGCCGCCGCCGCTCGAGAACTTCCCCGGCGTGCCGACGTACGCGAGCGGCCGGCTGGAGTTCGAGGACGGCGGCTCCGCCCAGACCGACGGCGGCGCGGTCCACGGCAAGGCAGCCGCGCTCCCCGGTAGCGAGGCGACGGAGGTGGACCACGACGAGCACGCGGAGAGCCACGCGAGCATCTGGCCGTTCGTCCTCGGGGCCGGCGGCTTCCTCGTGTTGCTCGGTCTCTCCGGGCTGCAACGCGGCTACTTCCCCTCGGGCACGACGGGCGGACTGTACATCGGGACCGCGGTCGTCGGCGGCGTCGTCACGTTCGGCAGCCTCGTGGCGATGACCCGCGAGCGGTTCCACGGTCCCGAGGGACCGTTCGGCGAGAGCTGGCCGTTCAGCACCGTCGAGAACACGAAGCTGGGGCTGTGGATCTTCCTCGCCTCCGACGTCATCCTCTTCGGTGCGTTCATCGGCGCGTACGTGTTCTCGCGGGTGGCGTACGGCTGGACCGACTGGCACCACCTCATCCCGGCGGAGCACGTGGTGTTGCCCGGACTCATCAACACCTACCTGCTGTTGACGAGCTCGTTCGCGGTCGTCATCGCGATGGAGTTCGCCGAACGCGAGAACCGCCTCGGCGTCGTCAGCTCGCTGCTGGCGACGGTCGGCCTCGGCGTGGGCTTCCTCGTCAACAAGGGCATCGAGTGGCAGCACCTGTTCCACATCTCCACCGACGCGTTCTCGGCCGGGTGGGACCCCGGGACGAACATCGCGTCGACGACGTTCTACGTCACGACGGGCCTGCACGGCCTGCACGTCATCGTGGGCCTCATCATCGCCGGCTACATGATCATCAGGGCGTGGGGCGGTGCCTACATGGGCGACGACAAGCCCATCGAGTACTTCGGCCTGTACTGGCACTTCGTCGACATCGTCTGGCTGTTCCTGTTCCCGCTGTTCTACATCGTGTGA
- a CDS encoding ABC transporter ATP-binding protein — protein MAELELDGITKVFVEDDGNEIVAVDDVDVTVADGEFLVLVGPSGCGKSTTLRMVAGLESITSGELRLAGERINERKPADRNTAMVFQSYALYPHMTVKQNMSFGLEESTDMPDDEIAKTVTEAAEMMGIGDLLDRKPGELSGGQQQRVALGRAIVRDPEVFLMDEPLSNLDAKLRSKMRTELQRLQDDLGVTTVYVTHDQTEAMTMGDRIAILDDGELQQVGTPLECYHRPANRFVADFIGDPSMNFFDVEVQGDRLLADEFAYPVSSETLSAVDDRTELTLGIRPEDIELRTEATGAHDFETVVDVVEPTGDENNLYLTFDPDAAEPETFIATTGGMNRVEAGQPMVAHIPEDAIHLFDAATGEAVKNRSLDDTAAIGRTV, from the coding sequence ATGGCTGAACTCGAACTCGACGGCATCACCAAGGTGTTCGTCGAGGACGACGGGAACGAGATCGTGGCCGTCGACGACGTCGACGTGACCGTCGCCGACGGCGAGTTCCTCGTCCTCGTCGGCCCCTCGGGCTGTGGCAAGTCGACGACGCTGCGGATGGTCGCCGGCCTCGAGTCCATCACCTCGGGCGAACTGCGCCTCGCAGGTGAGCGCATCAACGAGCGCAAACCCGCCGACCGGAACACCGCGATGGTGTTCCAGTCGTACGCGCTCTACCCGCACATGACCGTCAAGCAGAACATGAGCTTCGGGCTGGAGGAGTCGACCGACATGCCCGACGACGAGATCGCGAAGACGGTCACCGAGGCCGCGGAGATGATGGGTATCGGCGACCTGCTCGACCGCAAACCCGGCGAGCTCTCCGGTGGTCAGCAACAGCGCGTCGCCCTCGGCCGCGCCATCGTGCGCGACCCCGAGGTGTTCCTGATGGACGAGCCGCTGTCGAACCTCGACGCGAAGCTGCGCTCGAAGATGCGCACCGAGCTGCAGCGGCTCCAGGACGACCTCGGCGTGACGACCGTCTACGTCACGCACGACCAGACCGAGGCGATGACGATGGGCGACCGGATCGCCATCCTCGACGACGGCGAGCTCCAGCAGGTCGGTACCCCGCTGGAGTGCTACCACCGGCCCGCGAACCGGTTCGTCGCGGACTTCATTGGCGACCCGTCGATGAACTTCTTCGACGTCGAGGTCCAGGGCGACCGACTGCTCGCGGACGAGTTCGCCTACCCGGTGTCGAGCGAGACGCTCTCGGCGGTCGACGACCGCACCGAGCTGACCCTCGGTATCCGGCCGGAGGACATCGAGCTCCGGACCGAGGCGACCGGCGCGCACGACTTCGAGACCGTCGTGGACGTCGTCGAGCCGACCGGCGACGAGAACAACCTCTACCTGACGTTCGACCCGGACGCGGCCGAGCCCGAGACGTTCATCGCCACGACCGGTGGCATGAACCGCGTCGAGGCCGGCCAGCCCATGGTCGCGCACATCCCGGAGGACGCCATCCACCTGTTCGACGCGGCCACCGGCGAGGCGGTGAAGAACCGCTCGCTGGACGACACCGCGGCGATCGGTCGCACGGTCTGA
- a CDS encoding carbohydrate ABC transporter permease, which translates to MSGPDQGSTLSRVGLYVVLVGLVLFYLLPLEAGIVTSFKTTGAYGSTQPFLPAFDGLTLEKWTGAFDELSGGLFNSVIMAVPATAMSALIGSMAAYGLTNVDWRGQVGIYTLFIAGIFVPYQAVLVPLKRFWSQWVPLDVWLEPLWLLPGLTSDHGGLFALMITHVAYGIPICTLLFRSYYKAVSDEMVEAARLDGASIRRIYRRIILPLSVPMFAVALIYQFTQIWNDLLFALILIGGSGDAAVVTQELVGVGQAQEATDFPLQMAAAFVTALPTLLVYIFFGEQFAKGVTA; encoded by the coding sequence ATGAGCGGGCCCGACCAGGGGTCGACGCTCAGCCGCGTCGGCCTCTACGTCGTGCTCGTCGGGCTGGTGCTGTTCTACCTCCTGCCGCTGGAGGCCGGCATCGTGACCTCGTTCAAGACGACCGGGGCGTACGGCTCGACGCAGCCGTTCCTCCCCGCGTTCGACGGGCTGACCCTGGAGAAGTGGACCGGCGCGTTCGACGAGCTGTCCGGTGGGCTGTTCAACAGCGTCATCATGGCGGTCCCGGCGACCGCGATGTCTGCGCTCATCGGCAGCATGGCGGCCTACGGGCTGACCAACGTCGACTGGCGCGGCCAGGTCGGCATCTACACCCTGTTCATCGCGGGCATCTTCGTCCCGTACCAGGCGGTGCTGGTGCCACTGAAGCGGTTCTGGTCGCAGTGGGTCCCGCTCGACGTCTGGCTCGAACCGCTCTGGCTCCTGCCCGGACTGACGAGCGACCACGGCGGCCTGTTCGCGCTGATGATCACCCACGTCGCCTACGGCATCCCCATCTGTACGCTGCTGTTCCGGTCGTACTACAAGGCCGTCTCCGACGAGATGGTCGAGGCGGCCCGGCTCGACGGGGCGAGCATCCGGCGCATCTACCGACGCATCATCCTGCCGCTGTCGGTGCCGATGTTCGCCGTCGCGCTCATCTACCAGTTCACGCAGATCTGGAACGACCTGCTGTTCGCGCTCATCCTCATCGGGGGATCGGGCGACGCGGCGGTCGTCACACAGGAACTGGTCGGTGTCGGGCAGGCCCAGGAGGCGACCGACTTCCCGCTGCAGATGGCGGCGGCGTTCGTCACCGCCCTGCCGACGCTGCTGGTGTACATCTTCTTCGGCGAACAGTTCGCGAAGGGAGTGACCGCATGA
- the coxB gene encoding cytochrome c oxidase subunit II, which produces MQGGLLLQVAGQLEPDGSRAEVFGTIFEVFLILGTVVGVVVIGYMLYNAYKYRDDGTAPAEDEVDRPTLGELPEGGGHGRKLLLSFTLSAIIVLSLILWTYWALLYVEAGAAQPAEPELEDGTTVDVTGYQFGWRFEYPNGNTSEGTMYVPEGERVRIVVTSADVMHNFGIPAFQTKTDAIPGQTTRTWFGPVDEGQYTIKCYELCGAGHSYMTGTVAVIDADEYERMFEEPMNGTNSTDGGNASVAPATATDGSAAPAVAVPTDGGATTTLAARPAATEGVLRA; this is translated from the coding sequence ATGCAAGGTGGACTACTGCTACAGGTCGCCGGACAGCTGGAGCCCGATGGGAGCCGGGCGGAGGTGTTCGGTACGATCTTCGAGGTGTTCCTGATCCTCGGCACCGTGGTCGGTGTCGTCGTTATCGGGTACATGCTGTACAACGCGTACAAGTACCGCGACGACGGGACCGCCCCGGCCGAGGACGAAGTCGACCGGCCCACGCTCGGGGAGCTGCCGGAGGGGGGTGGTCACGGACGGAAGCTGCTGCTCTCGTTCACGCTCAGCGCCATCATCGTCCTCTCGCTCATCCTCTGGACGTACTGGGCGCTGCTGTACGTCGAGGCGGGGGCGGCCCAGCCCGCCGAACCCGAGCTGGAGGACGGGACGACGGTGGACGTCACCGGCTACCAGTTCGGGTGGCGTTTCGAGTACCCCAACGGCAACACGAGCGAGGGGACGATGTACGTGCCAGAAGGTGAGCGCGTCCGTATCGTGGTGACCTCAGCGGACGTGATGCACAACTTCGGCATCCCCGCGTTCCAGACGAAGACGGACGCCATCCCCGGCCAGACCACGCGCACCTGGTTCGGCCCGGTGGACGAAGGACAGTACACGATCAAGTGCTACGAGCTCTGCGGCGCCGGCCACTCCTACATGACGGGGACGGTGGCGGTCATCGACGCCGACGAGTACGAGCGGATGTTCGAGGAGCCGATGAACGGTACGAACTCGACCGACGGCGGCAACGCGAGCGTCGCACCTGCGACGGCGACCGACGGGAGTGCCGCACCGGCAGTCGCCGTGCCGACTGACGGCGGCGCGACGACGACACTGGCCGCACGACCAGCAGCCACGGAGGGTGTTCTCAGGGCATGA
- a CDS encoding carbohydrate ABC transporter permease, whose product MDAIRSWLRRRRSNDGSERELRTDGGVTGAPEREEGLIARYRRSDAVRSAPFWLPAFLLVGLFVYGAIFWNILISLTDYSGLGDPQYGSFDLENYGRLFSETGSYSFTNAFVNTVILLIAFTLICLAFGLVVAILVDRDIRYENTFRTIYLLPMSLSFVVTAKMWLWMFSSDGGLVNVLLGVVGIGPIDFIRNPDPNVQLAAVTFALIWQFSGYAMVVYLAGLRAIPDEHFEAARVDGASLVRMYWRVIIPQLRTATVSASVVLMVFALKAFDFLRALYGSSTPSVGTDILATKMVRVAFDNNQVAYGSAIAVVLFVMAFSIVTPYLYSEYRRGAL is encoded by the coding sequence ATGGACGCAATACGTTCGTGGTTGCGCAGACGACGCTCCAACGACGGCTCGGAGCGGGAGCTCCGGACCGACGGCGGTGTCACAGGGGCACCCGAGCGCGAGGAGGGGCTCATCGCACGCTACCGCCGGAGCGACGCCGTCAGGTCGGCCCCGTTCTGGCTGCCGGCGTTCCTGCTCGTCGGTCTGTTCGTCTACGGTGCGATCTTCTGGAACATCCTCATCTCGCTGACGGACTACTCCGGACTTGGCGACCCGCAGTACGGGAGCTTCGACCTCGAGAACTACGGTCGGCTGTTCTCCGAGACCGGCTCGTACTCGTTCACCAACGCGTTCGTGAACACGGTCATCCTGTTGATCGCGTTCACCCTCATCTGTCTGGCGTTCGGGCTGGTCGTCGCCATCCTGGTCGACCGTGACATCCGATACGAGAACACGTTCCGGACGATCTACCTCCTGCCGATGAGCCTCTCGTTCGTCGTGACGGCGAAGATGTGGCTCTGGATGTTCAGCTCCGACGGGGGGCTCGTCAACGTCCTCCTCGGCGTCGTCGGCATCGGCCCCATCGACTTCATCCGGAACCCCGACCCGAACGTCCAGCTCGCGGCGGTGACGTTCGCGCTCATCTGGCAGTTCAGCGGCTACGCCATGGTCGTCTACCTCGCCGGACTGCGCGCCATCCCCGACGAGCACTTCGAGGCCGCCCGCGTCGACGGCGCGAGTCTCGTCCGGATGTACTGGCGGGTCATCATCCCCCAGCTCCGGACCGCGACCGTGAGCGCCTCGGTCGTCCTGATGGTGTTCGCGCTGAAGGCGTTCGACTTCCTGCGCGCGCTGTACGGGAGTAGCACGCCGTCGGTCGGGACCGACATCCTCGCGACGAAGATGGTCCGCGTGGCGTTCGACAACAACCAGGTCGCGTACGGCTCGGCCATCGCGGTCGTGCTGTTCGTCATGGCGTTCTCCATCGTCACGCCGTACCTGTACAGCGAGTACCGGCGGGGGGCACTATGA
- a CDS encoding ABC transporter substrate-binding protein, with protein MTGHDSDSGVSRRTVLKTTGAAGAAGMAGLSGCLSGLTGGGEPEPLELLHAWSGGDGAAAIEALFEGFQEQHPDIELTSEGIEGAATQNLGQVINEAIRNDEPPSTWQNWPGQALTPFVEADALGDITDSVWSENEMESAYREGPKEQAKGGTDNYVSVPINIHRINNLFYNTSVVEEAGVDPTSLSSPSDVVDACATIASETDAVPFAHQTNGLWSTAQLWATVLLADSGHGAYQSFYEGNPDREAVVSALEIVADLSEYYPDDASSIAFTDANNMVMNGEAAFIHQGDWAAGAYRNTDGFEYGEHWSYVPFPGSEHSYQLNMDAFPYPSDNPTPDETQTFLQYCGSKDAQIRFNRAKGSIPPRGDVDPSEFPQFQQDQIEDFGSVDHQPPSIHHGLALPPATKTSVDEAIGAFIGNYDVETAADELVSAVQ; from the coding sequence ATGACAGGACACGATTCGGACTCCGGCGTTTCGCGGCGTACCGTTCTCAAGACAACCGGTGCAGCGGGTGCGGCCGGCATGGCCGGCCTCTCCGGCTGCCTCAGCGGGCTGACGGGCGGCGGCGAGCCCGAACCGCTCGAACTGCTCCACGCCTGGAGCGGGGGCGACGGTGCGGCGGCCATCGAGGCCCTGTTCGAGGGCTTCCAGGAGCAGCACCCGGACATCGAGCTCACCAGCGAGGGGATCGAGGGCGCGGCGACCCAGAACCTCGGACAGGTGATCAACGAAGCCATCCGCAACGACGAACCGCCGAGCACTTGGCAGAACTGGCCGGGGCAGGCGCTCACCCCGTTCGTCGAGGCGGACGCACTCGGCGACATCACCGACTCCGTCTGGAGCGAGAACGAGATGGAGTCGGCCTACCGCGAGGGCCCGAAAGAGCAGGCGAAGGGTGGCACCGACAACTACGTCTCGGTGCCCATCAACATCCACCGCATCAACAACCTGTTCTACAACACGAGCGTCGTCGAGGAGGCGGGCGTCGACCCGACCAGCCTCTCCTCGCCGTCGGACGTGGTCGACGCGTGTGCGACCATCGCGTCCGAGACCGACGCGGTCCCCTTCGCGCACCAGACGAACGGTCTCTGGTCGACGGCCCAGCTCTGGGCGACCGTGCTGCTGGCCGACTCCGGACACGGCGCGTACCAGAGCTTCTACGAGGGCAACCCGGACCGCGAGGCCGTCGTCTCCGCGCTCGAGATCGTCGCCGACCTCAGCGAGTACTACCCCGACGACGCATCCAGCATCGCGTTCACCGACGCGAACAACATGGTGATGAACGGTGAGGCCGCCTTCATCCACCAGGGTGACTGGGCCGCCGGCGCGTACCGCAACACCGACGGCTTCGAGTACGGCGAGCACTGGAGCTACGTGCCGTTCCCCGGGAGCGAGCACAGCTACCAGCTGAACATGGACGCGTTCCCGTACCCGTCCGACAACCCGACGCCGGACGAGACGCAGACGTTCCTCCAGTACTGTGGCAGCAAGGACGCCCAGATCCGGTTCAACCGCGCCAAGGGCTCCATCCCGCCGCGTGGTGACGTCGACCCCTCGGAGTTCCCGCAGTTCCAGCAGGACCAGATCGAGGACTTCGGCAGCGTCGACCACCAGCCGCCGTCCATCCATCACGGCCTCGCGCTGCCCCCGGCGACCAAGACCAGTGTCGACGAGGCCATCGGGGCGTTCATCGGCAACTACGACGTCGAGACGGCCGCCGACGAGCTCGTCTCCGCGGTCCAGTAA